From Anopheles funestus chromosome 3RL, idAnoFuneDA-416_04, whole genome shotgun sequence, a single genomic window includes:
- the LOC125770060 gene encoding chymotrypsin-1-like yields MDRKVRVVSILLGCLVLFSHGEPMDGGFLVEGGQDEMLRVEANAINSFPMEEDPGNLPIKGYKLPEVNPFLVGGGPALAGAYPAQVAILIGLTSFCGGSILNQNHILTAAGCVLDGNNHLIAANQVTVRAGVLTVDQNAPALAVNRIFPHPQYNPWTFENDIAVLRLTNNIVFPQVATPNMAPAELNHRIVRDSEVCQVLGWNWLPAAQNVPLQVLNVVYAPRATCTSQHQGLLRDSMACTELTATAHGVCAANRGGGLYCNDLLTGVVSFGFGCGANTTYTVYTQVRYYQHWIQQQFIRTDTPVAGPTPIPGVGGGGGGGGGGNASTITLSLATIIVAIVSALFLN; encoded by the coding sequence ATGGATAGAAAAGTGCGAGTAGTTAGCATCTTGCTCGGTTGTTTGGTGCTCTTTAGCCATGGAGAACCTATGGACGGTGGGTTCTTGGTCGAAGGTGGACAGGACGAGATGTTGCGAGTGGAGGCGAACGCGATAAATTCCTTTCCGATGGAAGAAGATCCAGGCAACTTGCCCATTAAAGGATACAAGCTGCCTGAAGTGAATCCTTTCCTGGTTGGAGGTGGACCAGCGCTAGCGGGCGCTTACCCGGCTCAGGTTGCCATACTGATCGGTCTGACATCGTTCTGCGGTGGATCGATCCTGAACCAGAATCACATTCTCACCGCGGCTGGTTGTGTGCTGGATGGGAATAACCACTTGATCGCCGCCAACCAGGTGACGGTACGTGCCGGTGTACTGACGGTGGATCAAAATGCACCGGCCCTTGCCGTCAACCGGATCTTCCCCCATCCACAGTACAACCCGTGGACGTTCGAGAACGATATTGCCGTGTTGCGGTTGACGAACAATATCGTGTTCCCGCAAGTTGCCACACCGAACATGGCACCGGCCGAACTGAACCATCGGATCGTGCGTGATTCTGAGGTTTGCCAGGTGTTGGGCTGGAACTGGTTGCCAGCCGCCCAGAATGTACCGCTGCAGGTGTTGAATGTAGTGTACGCACCGCGTGCTACCTGTACCAGCCAGCATCAAGGATTGCTGCGCGATTCGATGGCCTGCACGGAACTTACGGCTACGGCGCACGGTGTCTGTGCGGCGAACCGTGGAGGTGGTCTGTACTGTAACGATCTGCTGACTGGTGTCGTCTCGTTCGGGTTCGGCTGTGGAGCGAACACCACGTACACGGTGTACACACAGGTCCGATACTATCAGCACTGGATACAGCAGCAGTTTATACGCACGGATACACCAGTCGCCGGTCCAACTCCGATTCCGGGTGtaggtggtggcggtggcggtggcggcgGAGGTAACGCCAGCACTATTACCCTGTCCCTAGCAACCATCATCGTAGCGATCGTATCTGCCCTCTTCCTTAACTAA
- the LOC125770062 gene encoding uncharacterized protein LOC125770062: MVTSSMITEARCEVRPIVQSLVGESNMANLHSPQRLIIVLMVVVGSISCETFQFPEFVAIEGGDGGVACGGWIIDKVLRPHVLTTDTCVQRSDRSLRQLLVRYGNSEVTGRTASLAVDRILSHEPGQDHLVVLSTFGRLRRNPTSQAPAEQTQRHNGTSLLCWHREDTGGALHKTLLMVEPGQHHTVEELINRLHCSSLNAYHLEGALVLENLTPYAMLTLRPDAFSTCGTSVNMLELRNMTSPRSLAKMIDSPLVEPVPDNSFTFTEPNSAFGYIVYVIFMGFCILYTLMFFIFGLMRAHPSTDL; this comes from the exons ATGGTTACGAGTTCGATGATAACGGAAGCGCGTTGTGAGGTTAGACCGATAGTCCAGTCGTTAGTAGGTGAGAGCAACATGGCGAACCTGCACAGTCCCCAACGGCTAATCATCGTACTGATGGTTGTTGTAGGTAGTATTTCCTGTGAGACGTTTCAATTTCCCGAATTT GTTGCAATTgaaggtggtgatggtggtgtcgCTTGTGGAGGTTGGATCATTGATAAGGTGCTCCGTCCGCATGTACTAACGACGGACACCTGCGTACAGCGAAGTGATCGAAGTTTACGGCAACTTCTTGTACGGTATGGTAATTCCGAGGTGACGGGACGTACTGCGAGTCTTGCTGTCGATCGGATACTGTCACACGAGCCCGGTCAAGATCACCTAGTCGTGCTCAGTACATTTGGTAGGCTGCGTAGAAACCCTACATCCCAAGCTCCAGCTGAGCAGACCCAACGACACAATGGCACATCATTGCTCTGCTGGCACCGAGAAGATACTGGAGGTGCTCTGCACAAAACCTTACTTATGGTAGAGCCCGGACAACATCATACCGTGGAAGAATTGATCAACAGATTGCACTGCAGTAGTCTCAACGCGTACCATCTGGAAGGGgctcttgtgctggaaaactTAACACCATATGCCATGCTAACTCTGCGTCCGGATGCGTTTTCCACCTGTGGCACCTCGGTGAACATGTTGGAATTGCGCAATATGACCAGTCCGAGAAGTCTCGCTAAAATGATTGATTCCCCGCTGGTAGAGCCCGTACCCGATAATAGTTTCACCTTCACGGAACCAAACTCCGCCTTCGGATACATCGTGTACGTTATCTTCATGGGCTTCTGTATACTGTACACCTTGATGTTCTTTATCTTTGGCCTAATGCGTGCCCACCCAAGCACTGATCTGTGA